The proteins below come from a single Malus sylvestris chromosome 3, drMalSylv7.2, whole genome shotgun sequence genomic window:
- the LOC126616283 gene encoding uncharacterized protein LOC126616283 isoform X2: MASHSKWENPNHPLYLHHLDQPGAILVPQPLVEDNYSTWVQSMSMALTVKNKLGFVDGTINKPSEDNSEELQQWNRYNNLVKTWLLGSMSKEISGSVINYTDARQMWTDLQERFSHVNIVQLFHVENEIHDCVQSNMSVSSYFTKLKSLWDERDTLCSIPASSRGTKNEMNSYVETQKTMKFLMGLNESYATVRSNTLLLEPLPTMNKAYALVLRHERQAEVSNGKSTQPEAVVFAVKNLSQEPTPEDKEMRCGKCNRTNHITKNCRAHLKCTFCGWKGHTFDFCRKRKAATETENSRPFSSKGNQVSQSNKQEMLPNFPFSQEDCKQILQMLNKNKSSFANQVGNPSSHEELSGPSLGEDDWDGN; the protein is encoded by the exons ATGGCTTCTCATTCAAAATGGGAAAATCCCAACCACCCACTCTATCTCCACCACTTGGACCAACCTGGTGCAATCCTCGTACCACAACCATTGGTGGAAGACAACTACAGCACATGGGTTCAATCCATGAGTATGGCCTTAACGGTCAAGAACAAACTTGGTTTTGTTGATGGGACAATCAACAAACCAAGTGAGGACAATTCTGAGGAGCTGCAACAATGGAATCGCTACAACAACTTGGTCAAGACATGGCTACTAGGTTCCATGTCAAAGGAGATTTCAGGGAGTGTCATCAACTACACGGATGCTCGACAAATGTGGACCGATCTGCAGGAGAGGTTCTCACATGTGAATATAGTTCAACTGTTCCATGTTGAGAACGAGATCCATGATTGCGTCCAAAGCAATATGAGTGTAAGTTCTTACTTCACTAAACTTAAAAGTTTATGGGATGAACGTGATACTTTGTGTTCCATTCCAGCAAGCAGTCGTGGAACAAAGAATGAGATGAACTCATATGTTGAAACTCAGAAAACCATGAAGTTCCTTATGGGATTGAACGAATCGTATGCTACGGTTCGAAGCAATACCCTTCTTCTCGAACCACTGCCTACGATGAACAAGGCATATGCGTTGGTCCTTCGACATGAACGCCAGGCAGAGGTTTCCAATGGGAAGAGTACACAACCAGAGGCTGTTGTCTTTGCAGTGAAGAATTTGTCGCAAGAACCTACACCGGAAGACAAAGAGATGCGATGTGGAAAGTGCAATAGAACCAATCACATCACCAAAAACTGTCGTGCACATCTCAAGTGCACTTTTTGTGGATGGAAAGGTCACACCTTCGATTTTTGTCGAAAACGGAAAGCAGCCACAGAAACGGAAAACAGTCGTCCTTTTTCTTCAAAAGGGAATCAAGTTTCACAAAGTAACAAGCAAGAGATGTTGCCCAATTTCCCGTTCTCTCAGGAGGATTGCAAGCAAATCCTTCAAATGTTGAACAAGAACAAATCATCATTTGCCAATCAAGTCGGTAATCCTTCTAGTCATGAAGAACTTTCAG GACCTTCGCTCGGGGAAGATGATTGGGATGGGAACTGA
- the LOC126616283 gene encoding uncharacterized protein LOC126616283 isoform X1, translating into MASHSKWENPNHPLYLHHLDQPGAILVPQPLVEDNYSTWVQSMSMALTVKNKLGFVDGTINKPSEDNSEELQQWNRYNNLVKTWLLGSMSKEISGSVINYTDARQMWTDLQERFSHVNIVQLFHVENEIHDCVQSNMSVSSYFTKLKSLWDERDTLCSIPASSRGTKNEMNSYVETQKTMKFLMGLNESYATVRSNTLLLEPLPTMNKAYALVLRHERQAEVSNGKSTQPEAVVFAVKNLSQEPTPEDKEMRCGKCNRTNHITKNCRAHLKCTFCGWKGHTFDFCRKRKAATETENSRPFSSKGNQVSQSNKQEMLPNFPFSQEDCKQILQMLNKNKSSFANQVGNPSSHEELSALVSLHTHELLKIIQLNCQMVPLPKSLTLDKLFSLIILSLTMSYVCCSLN; encoded by the exons ATGGCTTCTCATTCAAAATGGGAAAATCCCAACCACCCACTCTATCTCCACCACTTGGACCAACCTGGTGCAATCCTCGTACCACAACCATTGGTGGAAGACAACTACAGCACATGGGTTCAATCCATGAGTATGGCCTTAACGGTCAAGAACAAACTTGGTTTTGTTGATGGGACAATCAACAAACCAAGTGAGGACAATTCTGAGGAGCTGCAACAATGGAATCGCTACAACAACTTGGTCAAGACATGGCTACTAGGTTCCATGTCAAAGGAGATTTCAGGGAGTGTCATCAACTACACGGATGCTCGACAAATGTGGACCGATCTGCAGGAGAGGTTCTCACATGTGAATATAGTTCAACTGTTCCATGTTGAGAACGAGATCCATGATTGCGTCCAAAGCAATATGAGTGTAAGTTCTTACTTCACTAAACTTAAAAGTTTATGGGATGAACGTGATACTTTGTGTTCCATTCCAGCAAGCAGTCGTGGAACAAAGAATGAGATGAACTCATATGTTGAAACTCAGAAAACCATGAAGTTCCTTATGGGATTGAACGAATCGTATGCTACGGTTCGAAGCAATACCCTTCTTCTCGAACCACTGCCTACGATGAACAAGGCATATGCGTTGGTCCTTCGACATGAACGCCAGGCAGAGGTTTCCAATGGGAAGAGTACACAACCAGAGGCTGTTGTCTTTGCAGTGAAGAATTTGTCGCAAGAACCTACACCGGAAGACAAAGAGATGCGATGTGGAAAGTGCAATAGAACCAATCACATCACCAAAAACTGTCGTGCACATCTCAAGTGCACTTTTTGTGGATGGAAAGGTCACACCTTCGATTTTTGTCGAAAACGGAAAGCAGCCACAGAAACGGAAAACAGTCGTCCTTTTTCTTCAAAAGGGAATCAAGTTTCACAAAGTAACAAGCAAGAGATGTTGCCCAATTTCCCGTTCTCTCAGGAGGATTGCAAGCAAATCCTTCAAATGTTGAACAAGAACAAATCATCATTTGCCAATCAAGTCGGTAATCCTTCTAGTCATGAAGAACTTTCAG CCCTAGTCTCTTTACACACTCACGAGCTGTTGAAAATCATACAGTTGAACTGCCAAATGGTTCCGTTGCCAAAGTCACTCACATTGGACAAGTTGTTTTCTCTCATAATCTTATCCTTGACAATGTCCTATGTGTGCTGttctttaaattaa